One Punica granatum isolate Tunisia-2019 chromosome 3, ASM765513v2, whole genome shotgun sequence genomic window carries:
- the LOC116201013 gene encoding WAT1-related protein At4g30420-like: MDEGGGLKHVMVMVGLQCIYAGIAIFSKEAFLQGMKPPIFVAYRQVITALIIVPPALYNRRRNSLSLCLGWKISGLTFAAAFLGIAVNQNAYFEGLNLSSATVATAMVNLLPVLIFVMATALGLEKFNFRSMRSMAKVLGTVVCVGGAVSMALIKGPELLQSKGEYMQTRTLLQGLQIQNWLLGCLILFGGCCCWSSWLMLQVPISANCPDDLYTTAWTCFFGMLQSAALALVLEREWEVWRINTVLEYGACLFAGVGAAFAFFGQAWCVSRRGPVFTAMFNPLNTVLAIIFAYIFLHEALSVGSLLGAGAVIVGLYIVLWGKAKDQKDTKHEQEEVPAGISTCDDIPIQSNNDHQVLADGSPKKTTEKNPAMHLQEPLLSLHRHNTSNPEEP, from the exons ATGGATGAGGGAGGAGGACTCAAGCATGTAATGGTAATGGTGGGGCTTCAGTGCATATATGCAGGGATTGCTATCTTCTCAAAGGAAGCATTCCTGCAAGGCATGAAGCCTCCGATCTTTGTTGCTTACCGGCAGGTCATTACTGCTTTGATCATCGTACCTCCTGCCCTTTACAATAGGAG GAGAAATTCATTGAGCTTGTGCTTGGGATGGAAGATCTCTGGATTGACATTCGCAGCCGCTTTTCTCGG GATAGCAGTTAACCAGAACGCATATTTTGAAGGCCTCAACTTGTCCTCGGCTACCGTAGCCACTGCCATGGTCAATCTTCTTCCTGTGTTAATCTTTGTGATGGCAACTGCACTAGG ATTGGAGAAGTTTAATTTCCGGAGCATGAGAAGCATGGCAAAAGTTCTCGGGACGGTGGTGTGTGTTGGTGGAGCTGTTTCGATGGCACTCATCAAAGGCCCAGAACTGCTGCAGAGCAAAGGAGAATATATGCAGACAAGAACGTTGTTGCAGGGATTGCAAATACAGAATTGGTTACTGGGTTGTCTGATTCTCTTCGGaggctgctgctgctggtcATCTTGGCTTATGCTACAG GTACCAATATCAGCAAACTGTCCAGATGACTTGTATACAACAGCCTGGACGTGTTTCTTCGGGATGCTACAATCTGCAGCTCTTGCACTAGTATTGGAGAGGGAATGGGAAGTTTGGAGAATTAACACAGTTCTTGAATATGGTGCTTGCTTGTTCGCA GGTGTGGGAGCTGCATTCGCATTCTTCGGTCAAGCCTGGTGCGTTTCACGAAGGGGGCCAGTGTTCACTGCAATGTTCAACCCTCTGAACACTGTCCTGGCAATCATTTTCGCATACATATTTCTCCATGAAGCACTATCCGTTGGAAG CTTGTTGGGTGCTGGGGCAGTCATTGTTGGGCTATACATAGTACTGTGGGGAAAGGCCAAAGATCAGAAGGACACCAAGCATGAGCAAGAAGAGGTTCCCGCAGGAATATCGACATGTGATGATATTCCCATCCAAAGCAATAATGATCATCAAGTCCTTGCAGATGGATCACCCAAGAAGACGACGGAGAAGAATCCCGCTATGCATCTGCAAGAACCGTTATTGTCCTTGCATCGTCACAACACATCAAATCCTGAAGAGCCTTGA
- the LOC116200105 gene encoding WAT1-related protein At4g30420-like isoform X2 → MSIYSMRLKRAPEEGCKQADEMRMADREGLKHDTVCIYAGIALFSRTAFLQGMKPPIFLVYRQAISIMIIAPLAIYNRRRNLLSLCLGLKTSGMIFAAAFFGTAANMNLYFEGLYLSSAAIATAMVNLVPVVTLVMATAMGQEKVGFLSMRSMAKILGTLVSVCGAVSMALLKGPKLLNDRDYVDENVFVGTASTELGTRLSVGFRKQLLLIPTSTNCTDHLYTTAWTCFFRMLQSTIFALFSEREWEAWRINTALELGVGAALTFFRQTWCISQRGPVLSAMFSPLNTVLATNFASIFLHEEINIGRQSTYKCNTDNKLKFWPWVRI, encoded by the exons ATGTCTATATATAGTATGAGGCTCAAGAGGGCACCAGAAGAGGGATGCAAGCAAGCAGATGAAATGAGAATGGCTGACAGGGAGGGACTCAAGCATGATACGGTTTGCATATATGCAGGGATTGCTCTCTTCTCAAGGACAGCATTCCTGCAAGGGATGAAGCCACCTATCTTCCTTGTCTACAGGCAGGCCATTTCCATTATGATCATCGCACCTCTTGCCATTTATAATAGGAG GAGGAATTTATTGAGCTTGTGCTTGGGGTTGAAGACCTCCGGAATGATATTTGCAGCCGCCTTTTTTGG GACCGCAGCCAATATGAACTTGTATTTCGAAGGCTTGTACTTGTCCTCGGCTGCCATAGCCACTGCCATGGTCAATCTGGTTCCTGTGGTAACCCTTGTGATGGCAACTGCAATGGG ACAGGAGAAGGTTGGTTTCCTGAGCATGAGAAGTATGGCAAAGATTCTAGGGACACTGGTAAGTGTCTGTGGAGCTGTTTCAATGGCACTCCTGAAAGGCCCAAAGCTGCTGAACGATAGAGACTACGTGGATGAGAATGTCTTTGTTGGGACTGCCAGCACAGAATTGGGTACTAGGTTGTCTGTTGGTTTTCGGAAGCAGCTGCTGCTG ATACCAACATCAACGAACTGTACAGATCACTTGTATACAACTGCCTGGACGTGTTTCTTCAGGATGCTACAATCAACCATTTTTGCACTTTTCTCGGAGAGGGAATGGGAAGCTTGGAGGATAAACACAGCTCTTGAACTCG GCGTGGGAGCAGCGCTCACGTTTTTCCGTCAAACCTGGTGCATTTCACAGAGGGGGCCTGTGCTCTCAGCAATGTTCAGCCCTCTAAACACCGTCCTGGCAACCAATTTCGCATCCATATTTCTCCACGAAGAGATAAACATCGGAAG ACAGAGTACATATAAATGTAACACTGACAACAAACTCAAGTTTTGGCCATGGGTGCGAATTTGA
- the LOC116200105 gene encoding WAT1-related protein At4g30420-like isoform X1 yields the protein MSIYSMRLKRAPEEGCKQADEMRMADREGLKHDTVCIYAGIALFSRTAFLQGMKPPIFLVYRQAISIMIIAPLAIYNRRRNLLSLCLGLKTSGMIFAAAFFGTAANMNLYFEGLYLSSAAIATAMVNLVPVVTLVMATAMGQEKVGFLSMRSMAKILGTLVSVCGAVSMALLKGPKLLNDRDYVDENVFVGTASTELGTRLSVGFRKQLLLIPTSTNCTDHLYTTAWTCFFRMLQSTIFALFSEREWEAWRINTALELGVGAALTFFRQTWCISQRGPVLSAMFSPLNTVLATNFASIFLHEEINIGRWIIQEDKEENSVYGPARTTLASHHIKS from the exons ATGTCTATATATAGTATGAGGCTCAAGAGGGCACCAGAAGAGGGATGCAAGCAAGCAGATGAAATGAGAATGGCTGACAGGGAGGGACTCAAGCATGATACGGTTTGCATATATGCAGGGATTGCTCTCTTCTCAAGGACAGCATTCCTGCAAGGGATGAAGCCACCTATCTTCCTTGTCTACAGGCAGGCCATTTCCATTATGATCATCGCACCTCTTGCCATTTATAATAGGAG GAGGAATTTATTGAGCTTGTGCTTGGGGTTGAAGACCTCCGGAATGATATTTGCAGCCGCCTTTTTTGG GACCGCAGCCAATATGAACTTGTATTTCGAAGGCTTGTACTTGTCCTCGGCTGCCATAGCCACTGCCATGGTCAATCTGGTTCCTGTGGTAACCCTTGTGATGGCAACTGCAATGGG ACAGGAGAAGGTTGGTTTCCTGAGCATGAGAAGTATGGCAAAGATTCTAGGGACACTGGTAAGTGTCTGTGGAGCTGTTTCAATGGCACTCCTGAAAGGCCCAAAGCTGCTGAACGATAGAGACTACGTGGATGAGAATGTCTTTGTTGGGACTGCCAGCACAGAATTGGGTACTAGGTTGTCTGTTGGTTTTCGGAAGCAGCTGCTGCTG ATACCAACATCAACGAACTGTACAGATCACTTGTATACAACTGCCTGGACGTGTTTCTTCAGGATGCTACAATCAACCATTTTTGCACTTTTCTCGGAGAGGGAATGGGAAGCTTGGAGGATAAACACAGCTCTTGAACTCG GCGTGGGAGCAGCGCTCACGTTTTTCCGTCAAACCTGGTGCATTTCACAGAGGGGGCCTGTGCTCTCAGCAATGTTCAGCCCTCTAAACACCGTCCTGGCAACCAATTTCGCATCCATATTTCTCCACGAAGAGATAAACATCGGAAG ATGGATCATCCAAGAAGACAAAGAAGAAAACTCTGTCTACGGACCTGCAAGAACCACTCTTGCATCACACCACATCAAATCCTGA
- the LOC116200105 gene encoding WAT1-related protein At4g28040-like isoform X4: MSIYSMRLKRAPEEGCKQADEMRMADREGLKHDTVCIYAGIALFSRTAFLQGMKPPIFLVYRQAISIMIIAPLAIYNRRRNLLSLCLGLKTSGMIFAAAFFGTAANMNLYFEGLYLSSAAIATAMVNLVPVVTLVMATAMGQEKVGFLSMRSMAKILGTLIPTSTNCTDHLYTTAWTCFFRMLQSTIFALFSEREWEAWRINTALELGVGAALTFFRQTWCISQRGPVLSAMFSPLNTVLATNFASIFLHEEINIGRWIIQEDKEENSVYGPARTTLASHHIKS, from the exons ATGTCTATATATAGTATGAGGCTCAAGAGGGCACCAGAAGAGGGATGCAAGCAAGCAGATGAAATGAGAATGGCTGACAGGGAGGGACTCAAGCATGATACGGTTTGCATATATGCAGGGATTGCTCTCTTCTCAAGGACAGCATTCCTGCAAGGGATGAAGCCACCTATCTTCCTTGTCTACAGGCAGGCCATTTCCATTATGATCATCGCACCTCTTGCCATTTATAATAGGAG GAGGAATTTATTGAGCTTGTGCTTGGGGTTGAAGACCTCCGGAATGATATTTGCAGCCGCCTTTTTTGG GACCGCAGCCAATATGAACTTGTATTTCGAAGGCTTGTACTTGTCCTCGGCTGCCATAGCCACTGCCATGGTCAATCTGGTTCCTGTGGTAACCCTTGTGATGGCAACTGCAATGGG ACAGGAGAAGGTTGGTTTCCTGAGCATGAGAAGTATGGCAAAGATTCTAGGGACACTG ATACCAACATCAACGAACTGTACAGATCACTTGTATACAACTGCCTGGACGTGTTTCTTCAGGATGCTACAATCAACCATTTTTGCACTTTTCTCGGAGAGGGAATGGGAAGCTTGGAGGATAAACACAGCTCTTGAACTCG GCGTGGGAGCAGCGCTCACGTTTTTCCGTCAAACCTGGTGCATTTCACAGAGGGGGCCTGTGCTCTCAGCAATGTTCAGCCCTCTAAACACCGTCCTGGCAACCAATTTCGCATCCATATTTCTCCACGAAGAGATAAACATCGGAAG ATGGATCATCCAAGAAGACAAAGAAGAAAACTCTGTCTACGGACCTGCAAGAACCACTCTTGCATCACACCACATCAAATCCTGA
- the LOC116200105 gene encoding WAT1-related protein At4g28040-like isoform X3 has protein sequence MSIYSMRLKRAPEEGCKQADEMRMADREGLKHDTVCIYAGIALFSRTAFLQGMKPPIFLVYRQAISIMIIAPLAIYNRRRNLLSLCLGLKTSGMIFAAAFFGTAANMNLYFEGLYLSSAAIATAMVNLVPVVTLVMATAMGQEKVGFLSMRSMAKILGTLVSVCGAVSMALLKGPKLLNDRDYVDENVFVGTASTELGTRLSVGFRKQLLLIPTSTNCTDHLYTTAWTCFFRMLQSTIFALFSEREWEAWRINTALELGVGAALTFFRQTWCISQRGPVLSAMFSPLNTVLATNFASIFLHEEINIGSLLGAGAVIIGLYISMW, from the exons ATGTCTATATATAGTATGAGGCTCAAGAGGGCACCAGAAGAGGGATGCAAGCAAGCAGATGAAATGAGAATGGCTGACAGGGAGGGACTCAAGCATGATACGGTTTGCATATATGCAGGGATTGCTCTCTTCTCAAGGACAGCATTCCTGCAAGGGATGAAGCCACCTATCTTCCTTGTCTACAGGCAGGCCATTTCCATTATGATCATCGCACCTCTTGCCATTTATAATAGGAG GAGGAATTTATTGAGCTTGTGCTTGGGGTTGAAGACCTCCGGAATGATATTTGCAGCCGCCTTTTTTGG GACCGCAGCCAATATGAACTTGTATTTCGAAGGCTTGTACTTGTCCTCGGCTGCCATAGCCACTGCCATGGTCAATCTGGTTCCTGTGGTAACCCTTGTGATGGCAACTGCAATGGG ACAGGAGAAGGTTGGTTTCCTGAGCATGAGAAGTATGGCAAAGATTCTAGGGACACTGGTAAGTGTCTGTGGAGCTGTTTCAATGGCACTCCTGAAAGGCCCAAAGCTGCTGAACGATAGAGACTACGTGGATGAGAATGTCTTTGTTGGGACTGCCAGCACAGAATTGGGTACTAGGTTGTCTGTTGGTTTTCGGAAGCAGCTGCTGCTG ATACCAACATCAACGAACTGTACAGATCACTTGTATACAACTGCCTGGACGTGTTTCTTCAGGATGCTACAATCAACCATTTTTGCACTTTTCTCGGAGAGGGAATGGGAAGCTTGGAGGATAAACACAGCTCTTGAACTCG GCGTGGGAGCAGCGCTCACGTTTTTCCGTCAAACCTGGTGCATTTCACAGAGGGGGCCTGTGCTCTCAGCAATGTTCAGCCCTCTAAACACCGTCCTGGCAACCAATTTCGCATCCATATTTCTCCACGAAGAGATAAACATCGGAAG CTTGTTGGGCGCCGGGGCAGTCATCATTGGGCTATATATCAGCATGTGGTGA
- the LOC116200105 gene encoding WAT1-related protein At4g30420-like isoform X5 has protein sequence MSIYSMRLKRAPEEGCKQADEMRMADREGLKHDTVCIYAGIALFSRTAFLQGMKPPIFLVYRQAISIMIIAPLAIYNRRRNLLSLCLGLKTSGMIFAAAFFGTAANMNLYFEGLYLSSAAIATAMVNLVPVVTLVMATAMGQEKVGFLSMRSMAKILGTLVSVCGAVSMALLKGPKLLNDRDYVDENVFVGTASTELDTNINELYRSLVYNCLDVFLQDATINHFCTFLGEGMGSLEDKHSS, from the exons ATGTCTATATATAGTATGAGGCTCAAGAGGGCACCAGAAGAGGGATGCAAGCAAGCAGATGAAATGAGAATGGCTGACAGGGAGGGACTCAAGCATGATACGGTTTGCATATATGCAGGGATTGCTCTCTTCTCAAGGACAGCATTCCTGCAAGGGATGAAGCCACCTATCTTCCTTGTCTACAGGCAGGCCATTTCCATTATGATCATCGCACCTCTTGCCATTTATAATAGGAG GAGGAATTTATTGAGCTTGTGCTTGGGGTTGAAGACCTCCGGAATGATATTTGCAGCCGCCTTTTTTGG GACCGCAGCCAATATGAACTTGTATTTCGAAGGCTTGTACTTGTCCTCGGCTGCCATAGCCACTGCCATGGTCAATCTGGTTCCTGTGGTAACCCTTGTGATGGCAACTGCAATGGG ACAGGAGAAGGTTGGTTTCCTGAGCATGAGAAGTATGGCAAAGATTCTAGGGACACTGGTAAGTGTCTGTGGAGCTGTTTCAATGGCACTCCTGAAAGGCCCAAAGCTGCTGAACGATAGAGACTACGTGGATGAGAATGTCTTTGTTGGGACTGCCAGCACAGAATTGG ATACCAACATCAACGAACTGTACAGATCACTTGTATACAACTGCCTGGACGTGTTTCTTCAGGATGCTACAATCAACCATTTTTGCACTTTTCTCGGAGAGGGAATGGGAAGCTTGGAGGATAAACACAGCTCTTGA
- the LOC116201012 gene encoding WAT1-related protein At4g30420-like encodes MDEGGGLKHVMVMVGLQCIYAGIAIFSKEAFLQGMKPPIFVAYRQVITALIIVPPALYNRRRNSLSLCLGWKISGLIFAAAFLGIAVNANAYFEGLNLSSATVATAMVNLLPVLIFVMATAVGLEKFDFRSMRSMAKVLGTVVCVGGAISMALIKGPELLQSKGEYMQTRTLLQGLRLQNWLLGCLFLFGGCCCWSSWLMLQVPISANCPDDLYTTAWTCFFGMLQSAALALVLEREWEVWRINTALEYGACLFAGVGAAFAFFGQAWCVSRRGPVFTAMFNPLNTVLATIFACIFLHEALYVGSLLGAGAVIVGLYIVLWGKAKDQKDTKHEQEEAPAGISTCDDIPIQSNNDHQVLADGSPKKTTEKNPAMHLREPLLSLHRHNTSNPEEP; translated from the exons ATGGATGAGGGAGGAGGACTCAAGCATGTAATGGTAATGGTGGGGCTTCAGTGCATATATGCAGGGATTGCTATCTTCTCAAAGGAAGCATTCCTGCAAGGCATGAAGCCTCCGATCTTTGTTGCTTACCGGCAGGTCATTACTGCTTTGATCATCGTACCTCCTGCCCTTTACAATAGGAG GAGAAATTCATTGAGCTTGTGCTTGGGATGGAAGATCTCTGGATTGATATTCGCAGCCGCTTTTCTCGG GATAGCAGTTAACGCGAATGCATATTTTGAAGGCCTCAACTTGTCCTCGGCTACCGTAGCCACTGCCATGGTCAATCTTCTTCCTGTGTTAATCTTTGTGATGGCAACTGCAGTAGG ATTGGAGAAGTTTGATTTCCGGAGCATGAGAAGCATGGCAAAAGTTCTTGGGACGGTGGTGTGTGTTGGTGGAGCTATTTCAATGGCACTCATCAAAGGCCCAGAACTGCTGCAGAGCAAAGGAGAATATATGCAGACAAGAACGTTGTTGCAGGGATTGCGATTACAGAATTGGTTACTGGGTTGTCTGTTTCTCTTCGGaggctgctgctgctggtcATCTTGGCTTATGCTACAG GTACCCATATCAGCAAACTGTCCAGATGACTTGTATACAACAGCCTGGACGTGTTTCTTCGGGATGCTACAATCTGCAGCTCTTGCACTAGTATTGGAGAGGGAATGGGAAGTTTGGAGAATTAACACAGCTCTTGAATATGGTGCTTGCTTGTTCGCA GGTGTGGGAGCTGCATTCGCATTCTTCGGTCAAGCCTGGTGCGTTTCACGAAGGGGGCCAGTGTTCACTGCAATGTTCAACCCTCTGAACACGGTCCTGGCAACCATTTTCGCATGCATATTTCTCCATGAAGCACTATACGTTGGAAG CTTGTTGGGTGCTGGGGCAGTCATTGTTGGGCTATACATAGTACTGTGGGGAAAGGCCAAAGATCAGAAGGACACCAAGCATGAGCAAGAAGAGGCTCCCGCAGGAATATCGACATGTGATGATATTCCCATCCAAAGCAATAATGATCATCAAGTCCTTGCAGATGGATCACCCAAGAAGACGACGGAGAAGAATCCCGCTATGCATCTGCGAGAACCGTTATTGTCCTTGCATCGTCACAACACATCAAATCCTGAAGAGCCTTGA